One genomic region from Streptomyces sp. NBC_01431 encodes:
- a CDS encoding cytosine permease: MPIEQRGVDTVPDAERTSGPRDLVSILLGSNLCLGVIIFGWLPVSFGLGWWASVSAVVAGTVVGTLLTAPLALVSLRTATNLSTSSGAQFGVRGRLVGSVVGLLLSLGYTALTVWIGGDAMTGVLHRLFGLPTGGLSYGIVYALLAAATVIGAVYGYRVLLRLSRILAVVMTALLILGIAAYAPHFTTAALPGAGGYLLGSFWPTWLFAMVAAGLSGPIAFITLLGDYTRYISPARHRSRAVLHATWLGLTAGLLVPQLFGTFTAYAARAATDYAGPLVAAAPGWYLVPLLLSASAGSVGNAGLMLYSMGLDLDAILPRASRTQATFAVAGVATVCVFAGHFAWDAQAAMTSFVLLLTAIGTPWAVITLIGFVRCRGVYDADALQVFNRRSRGGVYWYRAGWNLRAVASWGLGAGVGLLAVSLPNYQGPLLSWTGGVDCSFLLSGVVGGLAYLALTARSRTAERAAPDMESETALVES; the protein is encoded by the coding sequence ATGCCCATAGAACAGCGCGGAGTCGATACGGTCCCGGACGCGGAGCGCACCAGCGGCCCCCGCGATCTCGTATCGATCCTGCTCGGCTCGAACCTGTGCCTCGGAGTGATCATCTTCGGCTGGCTGCCGGTCTCCTTCGGCCTCGGCTGGTGGGCCTCGGTGAGCGCGGTGGTCGCGGGCACCGTGGTGGGCACCCTGCTCACCGCGCCGCTCGCCCTGGTGTCGCTGCGTACCGCGACCAACCTGTCGACCTCATCCGGCGCCCAATTCGGCGTGCGCGGACGGCTGGTGGGCTCGGTGGTGGGCCTGCTGCTGTCGCTCGGCTACACCGCGCTGACGGTGTGGATCGGCGGCGACGCGATGACGGGCGTACTGCACCGCCTGTTCGGCCTGCCGACGGGCGGGCTCTCGTACGGCATCGTGTACGCGCTGCTCGCCGCGGCCACCGTCATCGGCGCGGTCTACGGCTACCGGGTCCTGCTGCGCCTCTCACGCATCCTGGCCGTAGTGATGACGGCCCTGCTCATCCTCGGAATCGCCGCGTACGCACCGCACTTCACCACCGCCGCGCTGCCCGGCGCCGGCGGCTATCTGCTGGGCTCGTTCTGGCCGACCTGGCTGTTCGCGATGGTCGCGGCCGGGCTGAGCGGACCGATCGCCTTCATCACCCTGCTCGGCGACTACACGCGCTACATCTCGCCCGCCCGCCACCGCTCGCGCGCGGTGCTGCACGCGACCTGGCTGGGTCTGACGGCGGGTCTGCTGGTGCCGCAGCTCTTCGGCACGTTCACGGCGTACGCGGCCCGCGCGGCCACCGACTACGCGGGCCCGCTGGTCGCCGCCGCCCCCGGCTGGTACCTGGTCCCGCTGCTGCTCTCGGCCTCGGCGGGCTCGGTGGGCAACGCGGGTCTGATGCTGTACTCGATGGGCCTCGACCTGGACGCGATCCTGCCCCGGGCCTCGCGCACCCAGGCGACGTTCGCGGTGGCCGGCGTCGCCACGGTGTGCGTCTTCGCGGGGCACTTCGCCTGGGACGCGCAGGCCGCGATGACGTCGTTCGTCCTGCTGCTCACCGCGATCGGCACCCCGTGGGCGGTGATCACCCTGATCGGCTTCGTGCGCTGTCGCGGTGTGTACGACGCCGATGCCCTCCAGGTCTTCAACCGCCGCTCGCGGGGCGGCGTTTACTGGTACCGGGCCGGCTGGAACCTGCGCGCGGTGGCCTCCTGGGGTCTCGGTGCGGGCGTCGGCCTGCTCGCCGTCTCGCTGCCCAACTACCAGGGCCCGCTGCTGAGTTGGACCGGCGGGGTGGACTGTAGCTTCCTGCTGTCGGGGGTGGTGGGCGGACTGGCGTACCTGGCGCTGACGGCCCGGTCCCGGACAGCCGAAAGGGCCGCCCCGGACATGGAGTCCGAGACGGCCCTGGTGGAGAGCTAG
- a CDS encoding branched-chain amino acid aminotransferase encodes MTTPTIELKPTSHPLSDAEREAILASPGFGRHFTDNMVTVRWTEGRGWHDAQLVPYAPLSMDPANMTLHYAQTIFEGLKAYRQPDGTVATFRPEANAERFQNSARRIAMPEVPVDLFIAACDALIQQDKAWVPATGEASLYLRPFMIATEVGLGVRPANEYLFIVIASPAGAYFPGGVKPVSVWLSEEYVRAVKGGTGAAKTGGNYAASLVAQAEAAQHGCDQVVWLDAVEHRWIEEMGGMNLYFVYGAGSGQKPKIVTPELTGSLLPGITRDSLLKIARDLGYEAVEGRISTDDWKRDNENGSLTEVFACGTAAVITPVGSVKSARANWTQGDGEPGEVTMKLRKALLDLQTGVAPDPHGWMHPLGRANRR; translated from the coding sequence ATGACGACGCCCACGATCGAGCTCAAGCCCACCTCGCACCCGCTGTCCGACGCGGAGCGCGAGGCGATTCTGGCCAGCCCCGGTTTCGGCCGCCACTTCACCGACAACATGGTGACGGTCCGCTGGACCGAGGGCCGCGGCTGGCACGACGCCCAGCTCGTGCCGTACGCCCCGCTGTCCATGGACCCGGCGAACATGACGCTGCACTACGCGCAGACGATCTTCGAGGGCCTGAAGGCGTACCGCCAGCCCGACGGAACGGTCGCCACCTTCCGGCCCGAGGCCAACGCCGAGCGCTTCCAGAACTCGGCCCGCCGCATCGCGATGCCCGAGGTGCCCGTGGACCTCTTCATCGCGGCCTGTGACGCGCTGATCCAGCAGGACAAGGCGTGGGTCCCGGCCACCGGCGAGGCCTCTCTCTACCTGCGCCCCTTCATGATCGCGACCGAGGTCGGCCTCGGTGTGCGGCCGGCGAACGAGTACCTGTTCATCGTGATCGCCTCCCCGGCCGGCGCCTACTTCCCCGGCGGCGTGAAGCCCGTCTCGGTGTGGCTGTCCGAGGAGTACGTCCGTGCCGTCAAGGGCGGCACCGGCGCGGCCAAGACCGGCGGCAACTACGCGGCCTCCCTGGTCGCCCAGGCCGAGGCCGCCCAGCACGGCTGCGACCAGGTGGTCTGGCTGGACGCGGTCGAGCACCGCTGGATCGAGGAAATGGGCGGCATGAACCTGTACTTCGTGTACGGGGCCGGGTCTGGTCAAAAGCCCAAGATCGTCACCCCCGAGCTCACCGGTTCGCTGCTGCCCGGCATCACCCGCGACTCGCTCCTGAAGATCGCCCGCGACCTCGGCTACGAGGCCGTCGAGGGCCGCATCTCCACGGACGACTGGAAGCGGGACAACGAGAACGGCTCGCTGACCGAGGTCTTCGCCTGTGGCACGGCCGCGGTGATCACCCCGGTCGGCTCGGTCAAGTCGGCCCGCGCCAACTGGACGCAGGGCGACGGTGAGCCCGGCGAGGTCACGATGAAGCTCCGCAAGGCGCTGCTCGACCTCCAGACCGGCGTTGCCCCCGACCCGCACGGGTGGATGCACCCGCTGGGCCGGGCGAACCGCCGGTAG
- the ureA gene encoding urease subunit gamma, producing MRLTPTERDRLLLFGAAELARARRARGLRLNVPEATALIADTVCEAARDGRRLAEAIEAARSVLGPDDVLPGVSDVVTEVHVEAVFDDGSRLAVVSDPIGGTAGQDAPGALLPGGGYPQAAPAVLLTVTNTATVPVSVTSHFHFFEANPRLDFDRAAAYGMRLCVPAGSSVRFGPGESAEVGLVPIGGDRVAIGFAGLVDGPLDAPGAKQEALRRAAACGYLGTGTSGGDK from the coding sequence GTGCGACTGACTCCGACGGAGCGTGACCGACTGCTTTTGTTCGGCGCCGCGGAACTGGCCAGGGCCCGCAGGGCCCGCGGGCTTCGGCTGAACGTGCCCGAGGCGACCGCGCTGATCGCGGACACCGTCTGCGAGGCGGCGCGGGACGGGCGGCGGCTCGCCGAGGCCATCGAGGCGGCCCGGTCCGTGCTCGGCCCCGACGACGTGCTGCCCGGGGTGTCCGACGTGGTCACCGAGGTCCATGTGGAAGCCGTCTTCGACGACGGCTCGCGGCTCGCGGTGGTGTCCGACCCCATCGGCGGCACGGCGGGCCAGGACGCCCCCGGCGCCCTGCTGCCCGGCGGCGGCTACCCGCAGGCGGCCCCCGCGGTGCTGCTCACGGTGACCAACACCGCCACCGTGCCCGTCTCGGTCACCTCGCACTTCCACTTCTTCGAGGCGAATCCGCGGCTCGACTTCGACCGCGCGGCGGCCTATGGCATGCGGCTCTGCGTGCCCGCCGGATCCTCCGTGCGGTTCGGGCCCGGCGAGAGCGCGGAGGTCGGCCTAGTCCCGATCGGCGGCGACCGCGTCGCCATCGGCTTCGCAGGCCTGGTCGACGGCCCGCTGGACGCGCCCGGCGCGAAGCAAGAAGCCCTGCGCAGGGCCGCCGCCTGCGGATACCTGGGAACCGGCACGAGCGGGGGAGACAAGTGA
- a CDS encoding urease subunit alpha: MDPYEYAAVHGPRTGDRIRLGDSGLTVRVESDSQAPGDEFLAGFGKTARDGLHLKAAAVRETCDVVISNVVVVDAVQGIRKVSIGIREGRICSIGRAGNPDTLDGVDVVVGTGTSIVSGEGLIATAGAVDTHVHLLSPRIMEASLASGVTTIIGQEFGPVWGVGVNSPWALRGAFAAFDAWPVNIGFLGRGSSSNGAPLVEALAEGGACGFKVHEDMGAHTRALDTALRVAEEHDVQVALHSDGLNECLTVEDTLKVLEGRTIHAFHIEGCGGGHVPNVLKMAGVPNVIGSSTNPTLPFGRDAVAEHYGMIVSVHDLKTDLPGDAAMARDRIRAGTMGAEDVLHDLGAIGITSSDAQGMGRAGETVRRTFAMAGKMKAELGPLEGDGDGDDNARVLRYMAKLTINPAIAHGLSHEIGSIEVGKMADIVLWRPAYFGAKPQMVLKSGFPAWGVTGDPNAATDTCEPLVLGPLFGAHGGAAAELSVAFVAKAALDQGGDQLPTRRRRVAVRGTRGIGPADLLLNSRTGAVGVDGRTGLVTLDGDPLRSEPADSVSLNRLYFL, translated from the coding sequence ATGGACCCGTACGAGTACGCCGCTGTGCACGGCCCGCGCACCGGCGACCGCATCCGGCTCGGGGACTCGGGCCTGACCGTCCGGGTCGAGTCCGACTCGCAGGCCCCGGGTGATGAGTTCCTGGCCGGGTTCGGCAAGACCGCCCGCGACGGGCTGCACCTCAAGGCCGCCGCCGTCCGCGAGACCTGCGACGTCGTGATCAGCAACGTCGTGGTGGTCGACGCGGTGCAGGGCATCCGCAAGGTGTCCATCGGCATCCGCGAGGGACGGATCTGCTCGATCGGCCGGGCCGGGAACCCCGACACCCTCGACGGTGTGGACGTCGTCGTCGGCACCGGCACCTCGATCGTCTCCGGCGAGGGGCTCATCGCCACCGCCGGGGCCGTCGACACCCACGTCCACCTGCTGTCGCCGCGCATCATGGAGGCCTCGCTCGCCTCCGGCGTCACCACCATCATCGGCCAGGAGTTCGGCCCGGTCTGGGGCGTCGGCGTCAACTCGCCGTGGGCGCTGCGGGGCGCCTTCGCCGCCTTCGACGCCTGGCCCGTCAACATCGGCTTCCTGGGCCGGGGTTCGTCCTCGAACGGCGCCCCGCTGGTCGAGGCGCTCGCCGAGGGCGGGGCCTGCGGGTTCAAGGTCCACGAGGACATGGGGGCGCACACCCGGGCGCTCGACACCGCGCTGCGCGTCGCCGAGGAACACGACGTACAGGTCGCCCTGCACAGCGACGGGCTGAACGAGTGCCTCACCGTCGAGGACACCCTGAAGGTGCTCGAAGGCCGCACCATCCACGCCTTCCACATCGAGGGCTGCGGCGGTGGGCACGTACCCAACGTCCTGAAGATGGCGGGCGTCCCGAACGTCATCGGCTCCTCCACCAACCCCACCCTGCCCTTCGGCCGGGACGCGGTCGCCGAGCACTACGGCATGATCGTCTCCGTCCACGACCTGAAGACCGACCTGCCGGGCGACGCGGCGATGGCCCGCGACCGCATCCGGGCCGGGACGATGGGCGCCGAGGACGTGCTCCACGACCTGGGCGCCATCGGCATCACCTCCTCCGACGCCCAGGGCATGGGCCGCGCGGGCGAGACCGTGCGGCGCACCTTCGCCATGGCCGGAAAGATGAAGGCCGAGCTCGGCCCCCTGGAGGGCGACGGGGACGGCGACGACAACGCGCGCGTCCTGCGCTACATGGCGAAGCTGACCATCAACCCGGCCATCGCGCACGGCCTCTCGCACGAGATCGGCTCCATCGAGGTCGGCAAGATGGCCGACATCGTGCTGTGGCGCCCGGCCTACTTCGGTGCCAAGCCGCAGATGGTCCTCAAATCCGGCTTCCCCGCCTGGGGCGTCACCGGCGACCCCAACGCCGCCACCGACACCTGCGAACCACTCGTCCTCGGCCCGCTGTTCGGCGCCCACGGCGGCGCTGCCGCCGAACTGTCCGTCGCCTTCGTCGCGAAGGCGGCCCTGGACCAGGGCGGCGACCAACTGCCCACCCGCCGCCGCCGGGTCGCGGTGCGCGGCACCCGCGGCATCGGCCCCGCCGACCTGCTGCTCAACTCCCGTACCGGAGCCGTCGGCGTGGACGGCCGCACCGGCCTGGTCACCCTCGACGGCGACCCGCTGCGCTCCGAGCCGGCCGACTCCGTCTCCCTCAACCGCCTCTACTTCCTGTAA
- a CDS encoding MFS transporter, which produces MLDTRQRATALLVAGCFFMEMLDGTIVATAAPQMAASLDTTPASVGLVITVYLLTLAVLIPLSGWLTARYGTRRIFLTAIAVFTLASAGCAASDSLGLLVAMRVLQGAGGAMMVPVGRLLVLDGAAKTDIPKIMAYIVWPGLMAPVLAPLLGGLLTTYASWHWMFLVNIPLGAAAFAVARRLPAAGPTATLPPLDVPGVLLTCTGLAALTWAAHLVAETGESGPTAGAVAALAVLALGAAGRHLLRTAHPLVNLRTLDVASFRASVTGGSLFWIVVGAVPFLLPLLFQEVFGWSAVKSGAVVLFVFVGNIGIKPATTPLLNRFGFRPLLLVSTVGLAAAVAGCALLTDATPLAVTAALVLLGGAARSLGLTCYSTMAFSEMAPERLRDANALSATVNQLAAGLGVAVATVALRLGSGLTATPSAAYAVAFCLLGALALTATVGALRLHRGAGDAVRAGHAQRPARTPASPAVSDSRKSE; this is translated from the coding sequence ATGCTCGACACCCGACAGCGCGCCACCGCCCTGCTCGTCGCCGGCTGCTTCTTCATGGAGATGCTCGACGGCACCATCGTGGCCACCGCCGCCCCGCAGATGGCGGCCTCTCTCGACACCACGCCCGCCTCGGTGGGTCTGGTGATCACCGTCTATCTGCTGACCCTCGCCGTACTCATACCGCTCAGCGGCTGGCTCACCGCCCGCTACGGCACCCGGCGGATCTTCCTCACCGCCATCGCGGTGTTCACCCTCGCCTCGGCGGGCTGCGCGGCGAGCGACAGCCTCGGCCTCCTCGTCGCGATGCGCGTCCTGCAAGGTGCGGGCGGCGCCATGATGGTCCCGGTCGGCCGGCTCCTCGTGCTCGACGGGGCCGCGAAGACCGACATCCCGAAGATCATGGCGTACATCGTGTGGCCGGGGCTCATGGCGCCCGTCCTCGCCCCGCTGCTTGGCGGACTGCTCACCACGTACGCGAGCTGGCACTGGATGTTCCTGGTCAACATCCCGCTCGGCGCGGCCGCTTTCGCCGTCGCCCGGCGCCTGCCGGCGGCCGGTCCCACCGCCACCCTGCCGCCCCTGGACGTGCCCGGCGTGCTGCTCACCTGCACCGGCCTCGCCGCCCTCACCTGGGCCGCCCACCTGGTCGCCGAGACCGGCGAAAGCGGGCCGACGGCCGGTGCCGTCGCCGCGCTCGCCGTCCTCGCGCTCGGCGCCGCAGGGCGTCATCTGCTGCGCACCGCACACCCGTTGGTGAATCTGCGGACCCTCGACGTGGCGTCGTTCCGGGCCTCGGTGACCGGCGGCTCGCTCTTTTGGATCGTGGTCGGCGCCGTGCCGTTCCTGCTCCCCCTGCTCTTCCAGGAGGTCTTCGGCTGGAGTGCGGTGAAGTCCGGAGCGGTCGTGCTCTTCGTCTTCGTCGGCAACATCGGGATCAAGCCCGCCACCACCCCGCTCCTCAACCGCTTCGGCTTCCGTCCGCTGCTGTTGGTCTCCACCGTGGGCCTGGCCGCCGCCGTCGCGGGCTGCGCGCTGCTCACGGACGCCACCCCCCTCGCGGTGACCGCTGCCCTCGTGCTGCTCGGCGGCGCCGCCCGCTCGCTGGGCCTGACCTGCTACTCCACCATGGCGTTCAGCGAGATGGCGCCCGAGCGGCTACGTGACGCCAACGCCCTGTCGGCGACCGTCAACCAGCTCGCGGCCGGACTCGGGGTGGCCGTCGCGACGGTCGCCCTGCGCCTGGGGAGCGGGCTCACCGCCACCCCGTCGGCCGCCTACGCCGTGGCGTTCTGCCTGCTCGGGGCGCTCGCCCTGACCGCCACGGTGGGTGCGCTGCGGCTGCACCGGGGCGCGGGCGACGCGGTACGCGCCGGGCACGCGCAGCGACCTGCGCGCACCCCGGCGAGCCCGGCCGTCTCAGATAGTAGGAAGTCCGAGTAA
- a CDS encoding 3-isopropylmalate dehydrogenase — MSASSRSINLAVIPGDGIGQEVVAQGLKVLTAVLPSDVKLETREFDFGARRYHATGETLTDADVAALKQYDAILLGAIGDPSVPSGVLERGFLLKLRFLFDHYVNLRPSKLLPGVATPLAGQPEIDFIVVREGTEGPYTGNGGSIRTGTPHEVATEVSVNTAFGVERVVRDAFARAQARPRKKLTLVHKNNVLAYAGHLWTNIFNKVAEEFPDVTTDYLHVDAATIFLVTQPERFDVIVTDNLFGDIITDLAAAVSGGIGVAASGNINPSGEFPSMFEPVHGSAPDIAGQGKADPTATVLSVALLLRHLGYEAEAARIESAVSADLGARGTSVRTTEEIGDALAVRVAG; from the coding sequence ATGTCGGCAAGTTCTCGCAGCATCAATCTCGCAGTGATCCCCGGTGACGGCATCGGCCAGGAGGTCGTGGCCCAGGGCCTCAAGGTCCTGACCGCCGTCCTCCCCTCGGATGTGAAGCTGGAGACCAGGGAGTTCGACTTCGGCGCCCGGCGTTACCACGCCACCGGTGAGACCCTCACCGACGCCGACGTCGCCGCCCTCAAGCAGTACGACGCGATCCTGCTCGGCGCGATCGGTGACCCCTCGGTCCCGTCCGGCGTCCTGGAGCGCGGCTTCCTGCTGAAGCTCCGCTTCCTCTTCGACCACTACGTCAACCTGCGGCCGTCGAAGCTGCTCCCGGGCGTCGCGACCCCGCTCGCCGGTCAGCCGGAGATCGACTTCATCGTGGTCCGCGAGGGCACCGAGGGTCCGTACACCGGCAACGGCGGCTCGATCCGCACCGGCACCCCGCACGAGGTCGCCACCGAGGTGTCGGTCAACACCGCCTTCGGTGTCGAGCGCGTGGTCCGGGACGCCTTCGCCCGCGCCCAGGCCCGCCCCCGCAAGAAGCTGACTCTGGTCCACAAGAACAACGTGCTGGCCTACGCCGGCCACCTGTGGACCAACATCTTCAACAAGGTGGCCGAGGAGTTCCCCGACGTCACCACCGACTACCTGCACGTGGACGCGGCGACGATCTTCCTCGTCACCCAGCCCGAGCGCTTCGACGTGATCGTCACCGACAACCTCTTCGGCGACATCATCACCGACCTCGCCGCGGCCGTCTCCGGCGGAATCGGGGTCGCGGCCTCCGGCAACATCAACCCGAGCGGCGAGTTCCCCTCGATGTTCGAGCCGGTGCACGGCTCCGCCCCGGACATCGCGGGCCAGGGCAAGGCCGACCCGACGGCCACCGTCCTGTCCGTCGCCCTGCTGCTGCGCCACCTCGGATACGAGGCCGAGGCCGCCCGCATCGAGTCCGCCGTCTCGGCCGACCTGGGCGCCCGCGGCACGTCGGTCCGTACAACCGAGGAGATCGGCGACGCGCTCGCCGTACGGGTGGCCGGCTGA
- a CDS encoding agmatine deiminase family protein — translation MSAAADGFRMPAEWTPHERTWMAWPGPNVTFPNEAELAASRAAWASVARAVRRFEPVTVIAGPGRRAEARALLGDDIEVVERELDDAWMRDIGPTFLTDAKGQLAAVDWTFNGWGAQDWATWEHDAKIGAHVSDLAGARTYTSRLVNEGGAIHVDGEGTVLLTETVQLGPERNPGWSRAEVEAEIHAMLGTRKAIWLPRGLTADYPPHGYGTLGHVDIVAAFARPGVVVAHTQPDPAHPDHELCKENVALLRSQTDARGRTLEVVEVPAPTVVTDEHGWVDYSYINHYLCNGGVVLCAFDDPRDEIAAGIFRRLFPERTVTLVDARTIFAGGGGIHCITQQQPKV, via the coding sequence ATGTCTGCTGCCGCCGACGGCTTCCGCATGCCCGCCGAGTGGACCCCGCACGAGCGGACCTGGATGGCGTGGCCGGGCCCCAACGTGACCTTCCCGAACGAGGCCGAACTCGCCGCGTCCCGCGCCGCCTGGGCCTCGGTCGCCCGCGCCGTACGCCGCTTCGAGCCGGTCACCGTGATCGCGGGCCCCGGCCGGCGGGCCGAGGCGCGGGCCCTGCTCGGCGACGACATCGAGGTGGTGGAACGCGAGCTCGACGACGCCTGGATGCGGGACATCGGCCCCACCTTCCTCACCGACGCCAAGGGCCAACTGGCCGCCGTGGACTGGACGTTCAACGGCTGGGGCGCCCAGGACTGGGCGACCTGGGAGCACGACGCGAAGATCGGCGCCCACGTCTCGGACCTGGCCGGCGCGCGCACGTACACCTCGCGCCTGGTGAACGAGGGCGGCGCCATCCACGTCGACGGCGAGGGCACGGTGCTGCTCACCGAGACCGTCCAGCTCGGCCCCGAGCGCAACCCCGGCTGGAGCCGCGCGGAGGTCGAGGCGGAGATCCACGCCATGCTCGGCACCCGCAAGGCGATCTGGCTGCCGCGCGGCCTGACCGCCGACTACCCTCCGCACGGCTACGGCACCCTGGGGCACGTGGACATCGTGGCCGCCTTCGCCCGCCCCGGCGTCGTGGTCGCCCACACCCAGCCCGACCCGGCCCACCCCGACCACGAGCTGTGCAAGGAGAACGTGGCGCTGCTGCGCTCCCAGACCGACGCGCGCGGCCGCACCCTCGAAGTGGTCGAGGTCCCCGCGCCGACCGTCGTGACGGACGAGCACGGCTGGGTGGACTACTCCTACATCAACCACTACCTCTGCAACGGCGGCGTGGTGCTGTGCGCCTTCGACGACCCGCGCGACGAGATCGCGGCGGGCATCTTCCGCCGGCTGTTCCCCGAGCGGACGGTGACCCTGGTCGACGCCCGGACGATCTTCGCGGGCGGCGGCGGCATCCACTGCATCACCCAGCAGCAGCCCAAGGTCTGA
- a CDS encoding purple acid phosphatase family protein produces the protein MDIPRFGIPDQLADRMSMAEQHEYLRARLTRRKVLGTTAATAAVAGAGLATAGAASPAYAAPTALTSNSRHGVDGSLAAPFGRHLAYGADPKTQMRVSWQVPFAVRKPYIRIGTTPWSLSRKIDAEVRHLTTPALNGGKIAAAEQFYVHAGLDRLRPGQTYYYGVGHDGFDPADRRNLGTLGTFTTAPAHAENFTFTAFGDQGVSYHALGNDQVILGQNPAFHLHAGDICYADPSGSGQSVDQYDARTWDQFLAQTESVAKTVPWMVTTGNHDMEAWYSPQGYGGQNARWSLPANGPDPVNQPGVYSFVHGNVGVVALDANDVSYEIPANFGISGGKQTRWLDQRLAALRADHAVDFIVVFFHHCAFSTTSSHASEGGVREAWVPLFEKHQVDLVINGHNHVYERTDAIKGNRVGRTVAIGERTDPTRDGIVYVTAGAAGRSLYSFPVPDSYGGHVADRESVDTYHWVKGGVKATETVEWSRVRYTNYSFLAVEVETGRHPRMKVSALAETGERIDHFEIARGR, from the coding sequence ATGGACATCCCCAGATTCGGCATCCCCGACCAGCTCGCCGACCGCATGAGCATGGCCGAGCAGCACGAGTACCTGCGCGCCCGGCTGACCCGTCGCAAAGTACTGGGCACCACCGCCGCCACCGCCGCCGTCGCCGGAGCCGGGCTCGCCACGGCCGGCGCGGCCTCGCCCGCCTACGCGGCACCGACCGCGCTCACCTCCAACTCCCGCCACGGGGTGGACGGTTCGCTGGCGGCGCCGTTCGGCCGGCACCTGGCGTACGGCGCGGACCCCAAGACCCAGATGCGGGTCTCCTGGCAGGTCCCCTTCGCCGTGCGGAAGCCGTACATCCGCATCGGCACGACCCCGTGGTCGCTGAGCCGGAAGATCGACGCCGAGGTGCGCCACCTGACCACGCCCGCGCTGAACGGCGGGAAGATCGCGGCCGCCGAGCAGTTCTATGTGCACGCGGGCCTGGACCGGCTGCGGCCGGGTCAGACGTACTACTACGGAGTGGGCCACGACGGGTTCGACCCGGCGGACCGCCGCAACCTCGGCACGCTCGGCACCTTCACCACCGCGCCCGCGCACGCCGAGAACTTCACCTTCACGGCCTTCGGTGACCAGGGCGTCAGCTACCACGCGCTCGGCAACGACCAGGTGATCCTGGGCCAGAACCCGGCTTTCCACCTGCACGCGGGCGACATCTGCTACGCCGACCCGTCGGGCTCGGGCCAGTCCGTGGACCAGTACGACGCGCGCACCTGGGACCAGTTCCTCGCGCAGACCGAATCGGTCGCCAAGACCGTGCCGTGGATGGTGACCACCGGCAACCACGACATGGAGGCGTGGTACTCGCCGCAGGGCTACGGCGGCCAGAACGCCCGCTGGTCGTTGCCCGCCAACGGCCCCGACCCGGTGAACCAGCCCGGCGTGTACTCCTTCGTGCACGGCAACGTGGGCGTCGTGGCGCTTGACGCGAACGACGTCTCGTACGAGATCCCCGCCAACTTCGGGATCAGCGGCGGCAAGCAGACCCGCTGGCTCGACCAGCGGCTCGCCGCGCTGCGCGCCGACCACGCCGTCGACTTCATCGTGGTCTTCTTCCACCACTGCGCGTTCTCGACCACCAGCTCGCACGCCTCCGAGGGCGGGGTGCGCGAGGCGTGGGTGCCGCTCTTCGAGAAGCACCAGGTGGACCTGGTGATCAACGGCCACAACCACGTGTACGAGCGGACCGACGCCATCAAGGGCAACCGGGTGGGCCGCACGGTCGCGATCGGCGAGCGGACCGACCCGACCCGGGACGGCATCGTGTACGTCACGGCCGGTGCGGCGGGCCGTTCGCTGTACAGCTTCCCGGTGCCGGACTCCTACGGGGGCCATGTCGCGGACCGCGAGAGCGTGGACACGTACCACTGGGTCAAGGGCGGCGTGAAGGCCACCGAGACCGTGGAGTGGTCGCGGGTCCGCTACACCAACTACTCGTTCCTCGCGGTGGAGGTCGAAACCGGGCGGCACCCGAGGATGAAGGTCAGCGCACTCGCCGAGACGGGTGAGCGCATCGACCACTTCGAGATCGCGCGGGGGCGGTAA
- a CDS encoding TetR/AcrR family transcriptional regulator produces the protein MATIAERGLDGLTMAGLGREVGMSSGHLLYYFHSKDELLLQTLEWSEGRLGAERRALLSRPGPVRERLDAYVDLYVPDGPRDPHWILWLEVWNRSQNADGTARARQAAIEGAWHRDLVAIVAEGVSRGEFRPVDADRFAARLRALLDGFSVHVAVGIPGTGRPQVLGHVREFVDESLMRERNARK, from the coding sequence ATGGCCACCATCGCCGAGCGGGGCCTTGACGGGCTCACCATGGCGGGGCTCGGCCGGGAGGTCGGCATGTCCAGCGGCCACCTCCTCTACTACTTCCACTCCAAGGACGAGCTGCTGCTCCAGACCCTGGAGTGGAGCGAGGGGCGGCTCGGCGCCGAACGGCGCGCACTGCTCTCGCGGCCGGGCCCGGTGCGCGAACGCCTCGACGCGTACGTCGACCTGTACGTGCCCGACGGCCCCCGCGATCCGCACTGGATCCTGTGGCTGGAGGTCTGGAACCGCTCGCAGAACGCCGACGGCACTGCCCGCGCCCGGCAGGCCGCCATCGAGGGCGCCTGGCACCGCGACCTGGTCGCGATAGTCGCCGAGGGCGTCTCGCGCGGCGAGTTCCGCCCGGTGGACGCCGACCGCTTCGCGGCCCGGCTGCGCGCCCTGCTCGACGGGTTCAGCGTGCACGTCGCGGTCGGCATCCCCGGCACCGGACGGCCCCAAGTCCTCGGTCACGTAAGGGAGTTCGTGGACGAGTCACTGATGCGGGAACGCAACGCACGTAAGTAG